The sequence tgatcaacaacatgagcatcgatctaagtaattgggaaccgatgacatgggtcaaccaagtcatgaccaagcgagtctgaccacccgacaagcacagtcgccttttatggcaagcatgggttgctgaaggcctgttctaccccgggaccttcacgggtctggatTATAGAGATAATTTAAGATATACGATAATAGCATGTGGTCAGTTGGTGTTATTGTGGAAGATATTTGACAAAAGGTGTGTCCCACAAGTTGGGTTGACAGACTATGGCCTTCTGCCAAATTCAGACTTCGGACAGACGTAATGACGAAGTCCTGGAGAGGGACCTAGTTCGGGTGTTTATCGGTCACTGTTCAAGGTTGGCTAAGAACTAATACAGACTTTAAAATGTGTTCCTGAAGAGTGGACAAATTCCGTTGTTGGTCGGCCTCAGTAACAATCCTGGTTTTTGTGTTAAATAAAGTTGAGTTAATTTTCAGCGTTCTGTACTGCACCGTTTATGCTGTCTATGCTGAATATCAACGTCTTTGTGTTGGATGTGCATTTCATTTTCCGCAATTCACGATCATATATGCAACGGGAATCTGAGATATTGGAAAATATCATTTCAGATCGGGCCCTATAAATAACCTTCTAAACTTCAACAATATCACTTTATTAAAAAATCTCACCTTTCAGTACTTTCTGAAGTCCTCGCTACCAATGGAAGGAAGTCACGAATCGTCCCAAAGCCACGTGGGTACCATCCTCCCTCCAGCCACTTTCCCGCCATTTTACCCGGAGCAGACGACACAATCGTCTACGTTGAACGGAGCTCCCTGTTTCTATCTCGGTGACCGGCCTAATTTCGAGTCAGACCCTCCTCAGATATTCTCCAGGACAGATCCGGACGACCAGGTATGATACTGAATGTGACTTTCTAGTTAAAAAAACTTACCCGTGCACTGGTTTAGCAGGTTGGTTGCTATGACGACTTACATTGCAGCCGTTTATACCGGAAATTGACACAATCGGAAGTCGGTATAATAAATTCAagagttttgtttatttagtgcTTTCATGTATTAAGCCAGCGGTTTGAGAAAGGGGTTGAGGGTTATCGGATATTTTTATCTAAATCCAGTTTTGATGTAGTTAGAAATTTAAAGGGATTTTTCAACTACACGTCCCTCTAAATATTGTGAAAAGGAGACACTATGTGCTTGAAAAACTGCCAGTGTGAATACAAAATGGAAACTCACCCATTTATTAGCAAAATCAAAGTGCGTTTCTTCACCTTGCTTCTTTTCATGTCCACACGAGATTTTTAAATATTATAATGtatttaaaatataataaatctCCTTTTTCCCATCCATACTATGCAGGCATTACCATGAAGCGTTAcctcaaaatgtcattttgcattATTATCAGTCTATCAAAAGCAGTCCTTTAAGGgttaaaatgcattttaaaacatGACACACCGCCACAAATCATTATCAAACGAAGAAAAAACGTTTTGCATTAATTATTTCTTCAGGCGCGAGTTCATTTCTGTCAAACGCGCCGTGTTTTATCATCACGTTTCATTTCTAGCTTTATTGAGACGCGGCATTGTCTCTCGGGCGTGTTGTTGCGCCACCCGCTGAATTCGCCAGGCTCGACTGGACGACGTGTGTTGACTGTGGAAGAAGCTTCATTCTTAGCGACCTTGACCCCATTTCTAACCGTGACAAGGTGACATTTTAACAACGACATAATATCAGAGGCCTGTTTGAAAGTAATCGCTTCTACCTTTGTTTGAGAAACGAAGCCGGCGTCTTGCTGTCGTCATATTTTGTTCACGGGCATTTTAACTGTCTTCAACATAAAATGCTAAATTATTTATACGTGAAGTACCTAAAAGATTCTTTGTTTAAGTCTAATTTGACACGAACTGGTGGTACTATACCTGTTCTGTTGTCTGTTGATTGTTGTTTGCTTGGTGTGCTTCTGTTTCGTCAACTGCTTCAAGCCTATCTGTAGTACCCAGACAATGGattattctaccatgacttcagtaaatactggattgtgattggttgatgaaagtcattcagaggtatataatcacgttatatacctctgattttccagtgtattatgtatgtgtttaaacTCTGAATAACGCGGTGATGGTAGAAGGGAGATAAACATAATGTGTTGGACGCTATACGTTCGGTTTTACATAAATTTAGAGCCATTATTATTTCGGTATATAGCTCCGactttccaacacagtatgtttatctcctactTATCCCCCGCAACTTCGTTGTTGCGAGGATTTAGAAACGAGTTCCTTCCGTCCGTCGGTCCGTACGTACGTACTCCCGTAATACTTTGTCCGAAGCGTATCTCctaaactattcatgataacttaaccaaacttggtaaacatgtgaagcgttttccatggaaacatgacttaggctgtgacttTGACTGATGaagaggatgtcatcttgtccggaGCAGATCTTCCatactatacatgctagcttcatcaaacttggtcaAACATGATCGCTAGATGTGCACTATGTGATGTGAAGCACTGTTCATTCGTCTCAAAAGTGTTCTTTACAGTCAGTTACCGTCCCCGGTGAGGATCCAGATTACATATGTTGagcagtttttgttttgtcttggACGTGGAATATACTCTTCGAAAAGAGTAAgcgaactgtactttcaatataCGATTGTCCAAATTGTGAGGTATATGGGATTGGATCAATGTTTATACAATGATAATGGGTGTTTTGAGAGTTCATcatcacatggatttcattcaaagcaaagctgttcgttcagttaccccccttgttaggtgactggagcttgacatgaaaatttcaggtttacgaTTTTCAGATAGTAcagtgtgatttgaccctgaaaccctgaccatgcacagatgcaagaaaattatcagaaaatgtggtctacagtgatttatcgacctgcctaaAAAACGCCAAGATTCATGACACCCCGTGCACGTGTAGTAgactcccacgttgtgcacgtgcctcccatgcattgtgtttgcgtgtggtgataacatgaaatgatgctgcatacacaaaatgaatgtcattgtaacgttcctgaatgggtgttgatataattgatattggTAGACACGATGGTCAGATTcgatttatcatccaaaatcattcattacaatgaaaaatatacatccctggggcccgtttcacaaaactctcgtaagccaaagatctcgtaagttttctcgtagctaTTATgcctcctacactgtaacatgagatacggatgctacgagaatggttacgagatcttaggcttacgagagctttgtgaaacggggccctggtgcactggcattagatttgcagtgcaacgatgtcatagcattgtgacgtcatcaagttcatgaagtcatagcattgtcagggcattgtacaaaatctactgtcaaagcgatatctcctgatATCGTCTGATCTAAAAAACAAGAGATGTCTCCTGTGGAAGACAATTTGGGATGATAAATCACTGCAGTATACATCGTGGctactctgcagtattccagctgctggattcggtctgtaaatgatcgactttggaccaaataatccagtgatcgacctcatgagcatcgatctggtacactgggatacgataacatgacTCAACCGAATCAGCGgaccagaccacccgatcccgttagttgcccctTACAAACACAGGATACTGACGAGATATCTTAACACGGATGTTTAAGGGTTTAAGTAAGTGGAActgtaaaaatataaaaaggATTATGTTTAGCTGCCATTATAGAGCACAATCCGTAATTTAAGAAAGACTGTCTTTCACCAATGATATGGACAGGGAATTATGTTTTCATaacatgtagtgagtgagtgagtgagtaagtgagtttaggtttacgccgcactcagcaatagtccagcatgTAAAAGCACGgggtcagttctaacccggatgctCACGGGTGTAGTATGCGGTTTTTAAGaaggattttttttaaacatcgTGGTTAAGGATTGGCGTATTACCTACAGTTTGGATCtatttaaatgtttcacatttgtcgttcgtttgggttttttttatcggTTCGCGTGAGAGTGAGTGGACATGGTTTTGCGCCGTTTTATACACCAcagaccagaaatgggttcgtaggattcgaacccgagtcttcggcgtcaGGTACTAAAGCttaaaccactgggctaccaacTGTCCCTCATGTTCAGACTGTACAATGAAAACGTTTCTCCATCATCCTGCGTCAAAGGAGACTGAATTTTAAGTATTCtagtagtttaagactttgctcgtcacgcctaaatctgggttcgattcctcacatggtgcAGCAGATGAAGCTTCACATCTTGTGATTGCAGATACCGTACGCTGTATTGGAATATGCGCATGAGTCTGGTCGACAGCGCTTGTTGTATACGCCCCTGACACCCCCGCTTACACCCCAAACACCACAACAAGCCCGGTGGTACGCCCCGTCTGTCTACAGAGATACATTTCAAACGGAGGTGAGATGCTTCAAGTGCGcattgtcgtcgtcgtcatcatcatcatcatcatcaccatcatcaccatcatcaccatcatcgtcatcatcatcgacccgtgaagatctcggggtagaatagaccttcatgcaacccatgcttgccataaaacgtgactgtgcttgtcgtaagaggcgactatcaggatcgggtggtcaggttcgctgacttgtttgacacatgtcatcggttcccaattgcgcagatcgatactcatgttgttgatcactggattgtctggtccagactcactcatcatcatcatcatcatcatcatcatcatcatcattgtattTGCgactatatgtgtatatatttatgtgtttACAAGGCATCATCCTCGTTCACGTTATCAGCCTtcttcaccatcatcatcatcttcatcatcatcatcatcataatgaataaaagtgtatatatttcaataacGTGTTGTTGTTGGAAACGCCCGAATCCCGTTCACGTtagcaacatcatcatcagcagcagcagcagcagcaacaacaacaacaacgtcgACGTGTCCCTGTGTATTGTGTAACGTGTGAAAATGTGGGTATGCGTTCGAGTGTGTGTGTGGCCATCCGCAGGTGTGTTCACGTACAATACATGCGGCCCACCCTATCCTTGGTTTCTATCGGGCGTCACATACTTGTGAGTAGTATAGTGAGTATCTGTGCGTTATAGACCGGGTTCACTCGGCACCATATCTAGCAGTAACGCAAAACAAACTCGACACAATTCTTGATACGACTCCTCCATCCGCTTCACATTCCCAGGTTCCTGGGCAATATACAATCCAACTCTGAGACGCTAGAATATCACTAGTCACTactcctaccgggtacccattcacagagATACATTTCACTtgacttcaaagacaacgtgctCACTGTGGGGCACCGTACGCTGTGCAGAGGGCGTACCAAGAAGAAAGTGTATCCCACGTATGCAGATTGAtgtccatgacgttgatcactggattgtctggtccgtcTTCATTTGAATACATGTCTACAAATCTCAGATGACCAGTCACTATCCGGATTAAATCTCGCCTTCAGCATCCCAAACCAGTCGTAAAacgcgaataacgggatcgggtggtcagacgtgGTTTACACATATTCATAAACCGATCaagaagaatgaaataaatAGCCATATCACCTGCTTGACAATGACATACCTattatctatgtcgaaacgtcgcctatacagaataaagaaattgcatatccataaaaatagtcCCCAATTTTTAAACAACACAAAGTCATCTCCCCTTTGTATAGCTCTATGTGTAGTGTTAATTAAAAAGATCAAAAGATCAAATACATGTGTTCTGTCTCCAGGGACACAGAGAGTCAACATATCGAGACAGCTGGCCGCAGTTCACTCACCACCCAGCAGCAACGAGACCTCTGTATGTGCACACCCAACCATGGCTGCCCTCTGATCCCTCATCCAGTGTGGGGTCAAGGTCACAGATGCTGATTCCAATCTCTGACAGCATGACTCCAGAATCCCGCCAGGTGGTTTTGGAGAAGGTGACCAGAGTCTTGGCTGAACATACTGacggtaagtgagtgagtgaggtctaACGCCGCTTGTAGCAGTATTTCAACGATTTCACGGCAGCAGACACCATAAGTAGGCTTTACAAATTGTGcccatgtatggaatcgaacctgggtctgaTACCTGTTGGGTCAACACTGAAACAACTAGGCTGCTCTATCGCCCCATGGGCTGTAAGAGCACAGCATGAACTTTAAGACGTTTACTTCGGGTAACCTGGATTAGTGCTATGAAACGATGACTATTCTATGAGTACACCAAATATTTAGTTGTCCGAAGTTCGACTCACTCGAACAATAATGACTATGCCTTATGGTATGCCGGACGCAGAGCCCTGTTaatcaaattatttttttcaacagAGCAAAGGGAAGAATTCCCGCTCCAAGACCCACCGAAGCCGAAACATAAACGACAGTTGTCAGAAGACAGTTCTGTTCCGAAtgtatccatggcaacaaggTATGACAACCCACCACAGTCACCCAGGCTCGCTTACACAGCACCCAAAACACCCCAGCCTGAGTCTGCTCATAAGACCTTCACCTTCAACATAGATGAGGACAGAGGTCAAATGTCACCAAAAAGAGTCAAGACTGACAGTGGTGCGGCCCGCCCACCGATGTCCCCATTGGTCCATTCTGAAGTCCATCAACCTTGGCCTAACCCCGCGCGGCGTAACGAACAACCCCCGATCTTCCAGTTCCCTGATATTTCTGATGCACATCTACGGATGTACCCAGATGAAGATCGACAGAAGTATCTCCCCAGAGCTACACGATGCCCTGAAGAGCGAGTTCTGGAACATCCTCAATGGTACCCGAACGACCAAAGGATACCCGACCGACTCTATCCGCCATCGCGAGAGCTGTATGCATTTCCACCACCGGTGCCAAGTGAATATTCCAAGTTCCAAAGAGTTGTTCCCCCAGGACAATATTCTCCGGAGAAATATTCTTGGAAGAGCTCCTATGTCCGGGGTGACCCGCCGGTTGGTCAGCTCCAACAGTTGCAGAGGGGCACTGAGGTCAGGCAAGTGACCAACGCGAGCCTTAAACGAACGTCAACAGTCAGGAGTCAGAGCAACATCGAATACTCTCCCAGCAAGAGCGAGCTGGAACAAatggaaaaagaaaaatattcccGGTCCCTCTCCAAACCAGAAGGTCCTGTTGGGATGCACCATCTACAACGACAATACGCCACCAAGGAAGCCGCCAACGGCTACTATGGCTGCCCAAGGGAACGACCGGTAGAGTGGGTAAGTCAGCTTGGGGTGCTGCTGTTGTAGGGGttgcagcaacagcagcagcaacagtggcagtagtagcagcagcagcaatggTGGCGGCAGTAGCAGTAATAGTCGTAATATCAGTatcggtagtagtagtagtagtagtagtagtagtagtagtagtagtagtagtagcagcaggagCAGTAATAGTCGTAATACTAGGCGAGGTAGTGGTAGTATTAGTAATAGTTGTAGCAGTAATAGCAggagcagtggtagtagtagtagtaatagcaggaGTAGTGGTAGTAATAGCAggagcagtggtagtagtaatagcaggggcagtagtagtagtagtagtaatagcaggagcagtggtagtagtaatagcagtagtagtagtagtagtaatagcaggagcagtggtagtagtagtagtaatagcaggggcagtggtagtagtagtaatagcaggggcagcagtagtagtagtagtagtagtagtagtagtagtagcagcaggagCAGTAATAGTCGTAATACTAGGCGAGGTAGTGGTAGTATTAGTAATAGTTGTAGCAGTAATAGCAggagcagtggtagtagtagtagtaatagcaggaGTAGTGGTAGTAATAGCAggagcagtggtagtagtaatagcaggggcagtagtagtagtagtagtaatagcaggagcagtggtagtagtaatagcagtagtagtagtagtagtaatagcaggagcagtggtagtagtagtagtaatagcaggggcagtggtagtagtagtaatagcaggggcagcagtagtagtagtagtagtagtaatagcaggagcagtggtagtagtagtagtaatagcaggggcagtggtagtagtagtaatagcaggagcagtggtagtagtagtaatagcaggagcagtggtagtagtagtaatagcaggagcagtggtagtagtagtaatagcaggaGCAgtggtagtattagtagtaatagcaggggcagtggtagtagtagtagtaatagctgCAGTAAAGGTAGTaataacagcagtagtagtgattGCACCAGCAGTAATTGTAGTATCAGcaattgtagtagtagtagtagtagtagtagtagtagtagtagtagtagtaatagcaggagcagtggtagtagtagtagtaatagcaggggcagtggtagtagtagtaatagcaggagcagtggtagtagtagtaatagcaggagcagtggtagtagtagtaatagcaggagcagtggtagtagtagtaatagcaggaGCAgtggtagtattagtagtaatagcaggggcagtggtagtagtagtagtagtagtagtagtagtagtagtagtagtagtagtagtagtagtagtagtaatagcaggagcagtggtagtagtagtagtaatagcaggggcagtggtagtagtagtaatagcaggagcagtggtagtagtagtaatagcaggagcagtggtagtagtagtaatagcaggagcagtggtagtagtagtaatagcaggaGCAgtggtagtattagtagtaatagcaggggcagtggtagtagtagtagtaatagctgCAGTAAAGGTAGTaataacagcagtagtagtgattGCACCAGCAGTAATTGTAGTATCAGcaattgtagtagtagtagtagtagtagtagtagtaggaggaggaggaggagggggaggaCCAGCAGCACCAACAGCAACAGAAAACGCGCAGTATTTCGGTTAGGGGAGACGATACAGGCCTGTTTTATTTAAAGCCCTGTATTGAGCGATCCTCTTGTTCCACGTGGCTTGCAAACTGTCTTGTAGTGGCAGCactagcaacagcagcagcagcagtagtagtagtagtagtagtagtagtagtagtagtagtagtagtagtagtagtaatagcaggggcagtggtagtagtggtagtaataGCAGgggcagtggtagtagtagtagtaatagctgCAGTAAAGGTAGTaataacagcagtagtagtgattGCACCAGCAGTAATTGTAGTATCAGcaattgtagtagtagtagtagtagtagtagtagtagtagtagtagtagtagtagtagtagtagtagtagtagtagtagtagtaatagcaggggcagtggtagtagtggtagtaataGCAGgggcagtggtagtagtagtagtaatagctgCAGTAAAGGTAGTaataacagcagtagtagtgattGCACCAGCAGTAATTGTAGTATCAGcaattgtagtagtagtagtagtagtagtagtagtaggaggaggaggagggggaggaCCAGCAGCACCAACAGCAACAGAAAACGCGCAGTATTTCGGTTAGGGGAGACGATACAGGCCTGTTTTATTTAAAGCCCTGTATTGAGCGATCCTCTTGTTCCACGTGGCTTGCAAACTGTCTTGTAGTGGCAGcactagcagcagcagcagcagcagcagcagcagcagcagcagcagtagtagtagtagtagtagtagtagtagtaacagcagcaatagcagcagcagcagtagtagcccATTTTACGCCTTGTATATATAAttgtaatgtttgtttcttATGTCCTCTTCTGTTTTCTTATGTTTAAAAAACAGAGCATGTTCCAGGATACGGGCAGACAGGCAGCGTGTCGGCAGCTATTCGGAACATCGGAACCTTGTAAGACTTCTTCTTATTCAATAAATCACccctgaagatcagggttaaaattgttcttcagtaacatatgcttgtggtaagaggcgaatGACGGGGTAGGGTGGTCAAGCTCATTGGCTTCGTTGACACGtgttatcatatcccaattgcgtagatcgaagctcatgctgttgatcactggaattaAACTCTTtaaactgagaaaaaaatattgaataagtCAAGATATGCGTGATAAAGTCTTGCAGACTTGTTCATGTTGGAATGAATGTTTTACTGTAATTGTCGATGTACAACTCCACAGGTTACAGTCGGGGACCGACATATCGTAGCGCTCCGGATATGCGTGAGTCCTACATGCCCCACATCTCACAACGAGGCCAGCTGGTTGGTTCAAACGACCATTACGACATCTACGTTGTGCCTCACGAGCCTCGCTCTGAAT comes from Haliotis asinina isolate JCU_RB_2024 chromosome 13, JCU_Hal_asi_v2, whole genome shotgun sequence and encodes:
- the LOC137260070 gene encoding uncharacterized protein, translated to MEGSHESSQSHVGTILPPATFPPFYPEQTTQSSTLNGAPCFYLGDRPNFESDPPQIFSRTDPDDQGHRESTYRDSWPQFTHHPAATRPLYVHTQPWLPSDPSSSVGSRSQMLIPISDSMTPESRQVVLEKVTRVLAEHTDEQREEFPLQDPPKPKHKRQLSEDSSVPNVSMATRYDNPPQSPRLAYTAPKTPQPESAHKTFTFNIDEDRGQMSPKRVKTDSGAARPPMSPLVHSEVHQPWPNPARRNEQPPIFQFPDISDAHLRMYPDEDRQKYLPRATRCPEERVLEHPQWYPNDQRIPDRLYPPSRELYAFPPPVPSEYSKFQRVVPPGQYSPEKYSWKSSYVRGDPPVGQLQQLQRGTEVRQVTNASLKRTSTVRSQSNIEYSPSKSELEQMEKEKYSRSLSKPEGPVGMHHLQRQYATKEAANGYYGCPRERPVEWSMFQDTGRQAACRQLFGTSEPCYSRGPTYRSAPDMRESYMPHISQRGQLVGSNDHYDIYVVPHEPRSESMTSRPSTSEDSNELVYLQPRRQSISCFRDTCRNVSMVQGRSSPEKKHQKGQQIDIKIKCQDIAQNVQELSEKLQTKKATSPCICEKVEAAMLESAKTAFNKVRRDDTSRESHERFEREIKEINATLMNALETAKAVKDLCGRHRKVTDIHTGSVVIAIQCSTLASLETLREYYKTGELKQLLYKSIVTERLKKEFGKYILLSVSISEDDFERCRRRLEEPLRDVTCQRKTPARTPRTPAMLSPSKRITKSADDLENIPSMPPTPVNHCRSASTPVLMTSSPLSSPTHITRSPCTPTKRDRVFSFTSRCPTPSRQRNLSLSSAGDISPRRIFQPINSDSPPCSPSKRSFTFIDAYSQQSSPRLRKSLEDITSDLENVSVHR